The following proteins are co-located in the Actinomycetota bacterium genome:
- a CDS encoding transporter substrate-binding domain-containing protein encodes MKARRWRRGALFGLVLAMALVAAGCGDDGETTGGGTTDTTAAAPAVDEALAAKVPDAIKSDGKVLIGTDASYAPNEFLDADGKTVVGWDVDLFNAVAAKLGLQTEWQSAT; translated from the coding sequence ATGAAGGCACGCAGGTGGCGCCGCGGGGCGCTTTTTGGCCTGGTCCTGGCCATGGCCCTGGTCGCGGCCGGCTGTGGCGACGACGGCGAGACGACTGGGGGCGGGACCACCGACACGACCGCCGCCGCCCCGGCGGTCGACGAGGCCCTGGCCGCCAAGGTCCCGGACGCGATCAAGTCCGACGGCAAGGTCCTGATCGGGACCGACGCCAGCTACGCCCCGAACGAGTTCCTCGACGCCGACGGCAAGACGGTCGTCGGCTGGGACGTCGACCTGTTCAACGCCGTCGCGGCCAAGCTGGGCCTCCAGACCGAATGGCAGTCGGCCACGT
- a CDS encoding xanthine dehydrogenase family protein subunit M, translated as MKPPVFAYHRPETVAEALDVLAEVGHDGKVLAGGQSLVPLLNMRLAAPAHLVDVNRLAELDVVAREPDGVRVGALARHARVEDDQAAAGAVPLLGQAIADIAHTAIRNRGTVVGSLVHADPAAELPAVLALLGGTMELASAGGSRRVAAADFFLGPLESAVRPGELATAAVFPAPPAGSGSAWVEVARRHGDYAVCGVGALVTLDQGLRVGSARAALISAGPVPVPVDLTDALGGQPHDAADWAGAGRLAAAAVDPEADIHASAAYRRHLAGVLTARAARAAAAHAASRLEGAA; from the coding sequence ATGAAGCCACCGGTGTTCGCCTATCACCGGCCGGAGACGGTCGCCGAGGCGCTGGACGTGCTGGCCGAGGTGGGCCACGACGGCAAGGTCCTGGCCGGCGGCCAGAGCCTGGTCCCGCTGCTCAACATGCGGCTGGCCGCCCCCGCCCACCTGGTCGACGTCAACCGGCTGGCCGAGCTGGACGTCGTCGCCCGGGAGCCGGACGGGGTCCGGGTCGGCGCTCTGGCCCGCCACGCCCGGGTCGAGGACGACCAGGCCGCCGCCGGCGCCGTCCCGCTGCTCGGTCAGGCGATCGCCGACATCGCCCACACCGCCATCCGCAACCGCGGCACGGTGGTCGGCAGCCTGGTCCACGCCGACCCGGCGGCCGAGCTGCCGGCGGTGCTGGCCCTGCTGGGCGGGACCATGGAGCTGGCCAGCGCCGGCGGGTCCCGGCGGGTGGCCGCGGCCGACTTCTTCCTGGGGCCGCTGGAGTCGGCCGTGCGGCCGGGGGAGCTGGCCACGGCGGCGGTGTTCCCGGCGCCGCCGGCCGGCAGCGGCAGCGCCTGGGTGGAGGTGGCCCGGCGCCACGGCGACTACGCCGTCTGCGGGGTCGGGGCGCTGGTCACCCTCGACCAGGGGCTGCGGGTCGGCTCCGCCCGGGCGGCGCTGATCTCGGCCGGGCCGGTGCCGGTGCCGGTCGACCTGACCGACGCCCTCGGCGGCCAGCCCCACGACGCCGCCGACTGGGCCGGCGCCGGCCGCCTGGCCGCGGCCGCCGTCGACCCCGAGGCCGACATCCACGCCAGCGCCGCCTACCGCCGCCACCTGGCCGGGGTCCTGACCGCCCGGGCGGCCAGGGCCGCCGCCGCCCATGCCGCCTCGCGACTGGAGGGGGCGGCGTGA
- a CDS encoding (2Fe-2S)-binding protein translates to MSEPLHETRLVVNGVPHTVQVPARRLLADCLRHDLGLTGTHLGCEHGVCGACTVLVDGQPMRSCLLFAAGMDGAEITTVEGCRAPDGGLGPVQQAFRDCHGLQCGFCTPGFVTTITAWLREHPDPTEAQAREAIGGNLCRCTGYQNIVASVLRAAELLKEAP, encoded by the coding sequence GTGAGCGAGCCGCTGCACGAGACCCGGCTGGTGGTCAACGGCGTGCCCCACACCGTGCAGGTGCCGGCGCGGCGGCTGCTGGCCGACTGCCTGCGCCACGACCTGGGGCTGACCGGCACCCACCTGGGCTGCGAGCACGGCGTCTGCGGGGCCTGCACGGTGCTGGTCGACGGGCAGCCGATGCGCTCGTGCCTGCTGTTCGCCGCCGGGATGGACGGGGCCGAGATCACCACCGTCGAGGGCTGCCGGGCCCCCGATGGCGGCCTCGGCCCGGTGCAGCAGGCGTTCCGGGACTGCCACGGGCTCCAGTGCGGCTTCTGCACCCCCGGGTTCGTCACCACCATCACCGCCTGGCTGCGGGAGCATCCCGACCCCACCGAGGCGCAGGCCCGCGAGGCCATCGGCGGCAACCTCTGCCGCTGCACCGGCTACCAGAACATCGTCGCCTCGGTCCTGCGGGCGGCCGAGCTGCTGAAGGAAGCGCCGTGA